In one Simkaniaceae bacterium genomic region, the following are encoded:
- a CDS encoding serine hydrolase — translation MWLYSFLFFSFIFLNSLCGQTLPLNIQSRYAVLMNADNGCILYQKRAHESMYPGSTIKIATALFVLEKLQDQSLDKMICAPSEVLKKVSPSYKFAHLNELPPYILQTDGTHFFILPNEELSYRMLLHGLLLSSGNDAANVMAYHLGGESISKFMEEMNIFLKKIGCRHTHLCNPHGLHHPSQITTAYDMAVVARKAMQNPLIREIVAKKEYERPKTNKQGVMRVAQGNKLIADGRLQYAKAIGLKTGYTSGGQYCLLASATEGGRHLIASLYASKEHNFRYHDAIEMFSRAFEEKPLKRVLFNAHSDPLFIKNFYKTKRLEFLPKEDIEIEYYLSESPEISFQLKLNKKLKLPIRLHQEVGVLQVIIADQIEREVPLYAVRRINKVVYERIDFWVISVMALFLMGGWIRWRKGFGFVEE, via the coding sequence ATGTGGCTTTATTCGTTTTTGTTTTTTTCTTTTATTTTTTTGAATAGTTTATGTGGTCAAACACTTCCTTTAAATATTCAATCGCGCTATGCCGTCTTAATGAATGCGGATAATGGGTGTATTCTATACCAAAAAAGAGCCCATGAGTCAATGTACCCCGGTTCGACAATTAAAATTGCAACGGCCTTATTTGTATTGGAAAAATTACAAGATCAAAGCTTAGATAAAATGATTTGTGCCCCTTCCGAAGTTTTAAAAAAAGTAAGTCCCTCCTATAAATTTGCTCATTTGAATGAACTCCCTCCTTATATTTTACAAACAGATGGGACGCATTTCTTTATTCTTCCGAATGAGGAACTTTCCTATCGAATGCTTTTGCATGGATTACTTCTCTCCTCGGGAAATGATGCGGCAAATGTGATGGCTTATCATTTAGGGGGTGAGAGCATTTCTAAATTTATGGAGGAAATGAATATTTTTTTGAAAAAGATCGGTTGCCGACATACCCATTTATGCAATCCTCATGGTCTTCATCATCCCAGTCAAATCACTACGGCTTATGATATGGCCGTAGTCGCTCGAAAGGCAATGCAAAATCCGTTGATTCGAGAGATTGTGGCAAAGAAGGAGTATGAGCGCCCCAAAACGAATAAGCAGGGTGTGATGCGGGTTGCGCAGGGGAATAAGCTGATTGCTGATGGCCGTTTGCAGTATGCTAAGGCAATTGGTCTGAAAACAGGGTATACATCCGGAGGTCAATATTGTCTTCTCGCTTCAGCTACGGAGGGAGGGCGTCATTTAATTGCGAGTTTATATGCTTCCAAAGAACATAATTTTCGCTATCACGATGCCATAGAGATGTTTTCAAGGGCCTTTGAAGAAAAACCTCTGAAAAGGGTCTTGTTTAACGCTCATTCGGACCCTCTGTTTATAAAAAATTTTTATAAAACGAAACGCCTTGAGTTCTTGCCAAAAGAAGATATTGAAATTGAATATTATTTGTCGGAATCACCTGAAATTTCATTTCAACTAAAGCTCAATAAGAAATTAAAATTACCCATTCGACTTCATCAAGAGGTAGGGGTACTCCAAGTGATTATTGCAGATCAGATTGAGCGTGAAGTTCCGCTTTATGCTGTGAGGCGGATCAACAAAGTTGTTTATGAAAGGATTGATTTTTGGGTTATTAGTGTGATGGCTCTATTTCTGATGGGTGGGTGGATACGATGGCGTAAAGGCTTTGGATTTGTAGAGGAGTGA
- a CDS encoding RsmB/NOP family class I SAM-dependent RNA methyltransferase — MNPFRKHHALAILNEYALEKGPLDLFLMQYFKNHRAIGSKDRKEIFSTIYHLYRHLSLIDYRIDDRPITWEKRLEALSSETLSSESTPAHIKASFPKELFQLLEKGYGTQKASDICSVLNEQAPITLRANLLKTNREDLIQALSKSMPLSPCLYSKAGIHLKERALLFSLKEFKQGLFEVQDEASQLAAELAAVQPGEHVLDYCAGAGGKTLAMAPNMKGKGQLYLYDVRKEALAQAKKRLKRAGIQNAQIIPPQSKRLNSLKGNMDCVFVDAPCSGTGTLRRNPEQKWKFSSQMLQELMTKQQDIFEEALKFLKPKGRIIYATCSILKEENEQQAAFFMEKYGLKTIATPFQVLPKSDKMDGFYAIAFSYK, encoded by the coding sequence ATGAATCCATTTAGAAAGCATCACGCACTAGCCATCTTAAATGAATATGCCCTTGAAAAGGGGCCCCTTGATCTTTTTTTAATGCAATATTTCAAAAACCACCGTGCAATAGGCTCCAAAGACCGTAAAGAAATTTTTTCAACTATTTACCACCTCTACCGCCATCTTTCTCTTATCGACTACCGCATTGACGATCGCCCCATCACTTGGGAAAAACGCCTTGAGGCTCTATCAAGCGAAACCCTCTCCTCAGAATCAACCCCTGCACACATTAAAGCCAGCTTTCCAAAAGAACTCTTCCAGCTTTTAGAAAAGGGCTACGGGACTCAAAAGGCAAGCGATATTTGCAGCGTTTTAAATGAACAAGCACCCATCACTTTGAGAGCTAACCTACTTAAAACGAATCGAGAAGATCTAATTCAAGCGCTTTCTAAGTCCATGCCCTTATCACCCTGTCTTTATTCTAAAGCAGGCATTCACTTAAAGGAGCGCGCGCTTTTATTTAGTCTCAAAGAATTCAAACAAGGTCTTTTTGAAGTCCAAGATGAGGCCTCACAACTCGCAGCAGAATTGGCTGCAGTCCAACCGGGTGAACATGTTTTGGATTATTGCGCCGGCGCAGGAGGAAAAACCCTGGCAATGGCCCCCAACATGAAAGGCAAGGGACAGCTTTATCTCTATGACGTGCGAAAAGAAGCCCTGGCTCAAGCTAAAAAACGCCTTAAAAGAGCCGGAATTCAAAATGCACAAATCATCCCGCCCCAATCTAAGCGATTAAATTCATTGAAGGGCAATATGGATTGCGTCTTTGTGGATGCACCTTGTTCCGGGACAGGAACCCTGCGAAGAAATCCGGAGCAAAAATGGAAGTTTTCTTCCCAAATGCTCCAAGAATTGATGACCAAACAACAGGATATATTTGAAGAAGCCCTTAAGTTTTTAAAACCCAAGGGCCGTATTATTTATGCGACCTGCAGCATTTTAAAAGAAGAAAATGAACAGCAAGCCGCTTTTTTTATGGAAAAATATGGCTTAAAAACGATAGCAACTCCATTTCAAGTCCTACCTAAATCCGATAAAATGGATGGCTTTTATGCGATTGCTTTCAGCTATAAATAA
- the bamD gene encoding outer membrane protein assembly factor BamD, with protein MNKKTIQILSFFVLLSSATSVIEARTYLDAKRESLQRMEEKRLKPQDYYGFVMKAYEDHDYKTVIDNSILLLKEYPKSLFVQETLYTQAISFYNLQEYHLANEALSSYLNNYSNLKHFEDAIHHKFEIARKFQSGEKKRLFGGRHSPKLLSGKEDAIKIYDEVITTLPRNDLAAQSLFQKGKLLAEFASFKEAVDSYQMLIRRFPKNPLAPESYVAIAETYLLQCKEEFPDPNFIELAEINLRKFEQDFPGETRISTIRAMLQKMKERFAQELFDMGKFFEKKKKERAAFLYYVSILQKYPTTGYATIAQERIDHLRKHSKHPEELTI; from the coding sequence ATGAATAAGAAAACAATTCAAATTTTATCTTTTTTTGTTCTTTTATCTTCTGCGACATCTGTGATCGAGGCTCGAACTTACCTCGATGCGAAACGCGAATCACTTCAACGGATGGAAGAAAAAAGATTAAAACCTCAAGATTATTATGGCTTTGTGATGAAAGCTTATGAAGATCACGATTATAAAACAGTAATTGACAATAGCATATTGCTCCTTAAGGAATATCCAAAGTCTCTTTTCGTCCAAGAAACTCTGTATACTCAGGCGATTTCATTTTATAATTTGCAAGAGTACCATTTGGCCAACGAGGCTTTGTCCAGCTATCTCAATAATTACTCTAATTTAAAGCATTTTGAAGATGCCATTCACCATAAATTTGAAATTGCCCGCAAATTCCAATCAGGAGAAAAAAAACGCCTGTTTGGTGGGAGACATTCTCCTAAATTGCTTTCCGGTAAGGAAGATGCAATTAAGATTTACGATGAGGTCATTACAACGCTTCCTCGGAATGATCTAGCGGCTCAGTCCTTATTTCAAAAGGGGAAATTACTCGCTGAATTTGCTTCATTCAAGGAAGCAGTTGATAGTTACCAAATGCTGATTCGTCGCTTCCCTAAAAATCCTTTAGCTCCTGAAAGTTATGTTGCTATTGCCGAAACGTATTTATTGCAGTGCAAAGAAGAATTTCCCGACCCCAATTTTATTGAACTGGCTGAGATTAATTTGCGTAAGTTTGAACAAGACTTTCCCGGAGAGACAAGGATTTCTACAATCCGCGCTATGCTGCAAAAGATGAAAGAGCGCTTTGCGCAAGAGCTTTTTGACATGGGAAAATTCTTTGAAAAGAAAAAGAAAGAAAGAGCAGCTTTTCTCTATTACGTTAGTATTCTTCAAAAATATCCCACGACGGGATATGCAACAATAGCGCAAGAGCGGATCGATCATTTACGAAAGCATTCTAAGCATCCTGAAGAATTAACGATTTAA
- the rsmA gene encoding 16S rRNA (adenine(1518)-N(6)/adenine(1519)-N(6))-dimethyltransferase RsmA — MNAPAPFAKRALSQNFLIDSNIIHKIIRAVDLQAADHILEIGPGRGALTFKIAPAVQHFTAIEKDSTLIQQLDYKANMDLIEADFLTFDLTLLTEKAPLKLISNLPYNISTKAVKKIALYKHLFSSVYLMVQNEFADKLISKPSSSLSALAQYHFDIHKLFTISPYCFCPKPNVTSAFISLIPNRRSISESQCLFFTHCFEGKRKQLFNILKTHYSEKLLHRAWLELNLPTQIRIEELTPLQIQSLYAIVSTHPSEIEPSH; from the coding sequence ATGAACGCACCGGCCCCTTTTGCAAAACGCGCACTCTCACAGAATTTTTTGATTGATTCCAATATCATTCATAAAATCATTAGGGCCGTTGATTTGCAAGCAGCTGACCATATCCTTGAAATTGGCCCGGGACGGGGTGCCCTAACCTTCAAAATTGCACCTGCGGTTCAGCATTTCACCGCTATTGAAAAAGATTCAACCCTTATTCAACAGCTCGATTATAAAGCGAATATGGACCTGATCGAAGCGGATTTTTTAACCTTTGATTTAACCTTATTGACTGAAAAAGCCCCCCTTAAACTCATCTCCAACCTCCCCTATAATATCTCGACGAAAGCCGTTAAAAAGATAGCGCTTTACAAACATCTTTTTAGCTCCGTTTATTTAATGGTTCAGAATGAATTTGCAGATAAACTCATCTCAAAGCCCTCTTCATCTCTATCAGCACTTGCACAGTATCATTTTGATATCCATAAACTCTTCACAATCTCACCTTATTGTTTTTGTCCCAAACCAAACGTCACTTCTGCCTTCATCTCTCTTATTCCCAACCGGCGCTCTATTAGCGAATCACAATGCCTTTTTTTCACCCACTGTTTTGAAGGGAAAAGAAAGCAGCTCTTTAATATTCTCAAAACTCATTATTCAGAGAAACTCCTCCATAGAGCCTGGCTTGAATTAAATTTACCGACTCAGATTAGAATCGAAGAACTCACTCCTCTACAAATCCAAAGCCTTTACGCCATCGTATCCACCCACCCATCAGAAATAGAGCCATCACACTAA
- a CDS encoding ATP-binding protein codes for MEENKITKRFHANTEDLQGIIDFVHVFLNDCFSKYKSKKQIELAVEEMAVNIMNYAYHEKSGPIEIELWQEDPNHLQIEITDWGDKFDPTMLMPREPTSDKIEEIEEGGLGIYLTNRIMDEVRYERLGMENHLILRKNMAGN; via the coding sequence GTGGAAGAGAATAAAATAACAAAGAGATTTCATGCTAATACGGAAGATTTGCAGGGGATTATTGATTTTGTCCATGTATTTTTAAATGATTGTTTTTCGAAATATAAAAGCAAAAAACAAATTGAATTAGCCGTTGAAGAAATGGCAGTGAATATTATGAATTACGCCTATCACGAAAAGAGTGGGCCAATAGAAATTGAATTGTGGCAAGAAGATCCTAACCACCTTCAGATTGAAATTACAGATTGGGGTGATAAATTTGATCCTACCATGTTGATGCCAAGAGAGCCCACATCGGATAAGATTGAAGAAATTGAGGAGGGAGGATTAGGGATTTATTTAACGAATCGGATCATGGATGAAGTTAGATATGAGAGATTAGGTATGGAAAATCATCTCATTTTGCGTAAGAATATGGCCGGAAATTGA